The DNA segment TTACTGGAAATTTACtggaaactttccgcccctttccaatttttaatatttccaaaattcccttttacacatgcgcacacacgcaGTCCTGCTGGTGACTTttacacacgcgcgcacgcacagtCCTGCTGGTGACAATTcttcacaataaataaataatgcgtGCAACAACGTATGAATGCGTGGGAAGgagatcatttacatttctgacatttagcagacatccttaatccagagtgacatacactttatttcagtttatacaacttagcaattgagggttaagggccttggtcaggggcccagctgtggcagcttggtggagctgggattcaaacccatggccttctggtcagtagtccaacaccttaaccacgctaccacatcccatatgTATGAGTATGGCACAGGAAGGAGATAATTAAAGTCACCAAAACGTCAAAGCAGCCATGAGTACACAAGTGGCATCAAGTGCTATACACAGTAATACTTATTACTGAGGTGCCGGATCCACTGCAATGCACAAACAGCATGCATGCTGAGAGAGCTGGAGTGGTGAACACGTTCACCATCTCGGAGCATGACCTGAGGAGGGCATTCAAGAGAATGAAtaccaggaaggcagcaggaccagatGGCATCACAGGTCAggttctgaaagcctgtgctgaccagctagcaccgatgttcactgagatattcaacctcCCACTGGCACAGTTTATTGTCCCCTCATGGTTCAAACAGTctaccattgttcctgtcccaaagaaactAAAAAGGAggctaaaaacctggagagatggtgccaggagaacaatcttctcctgaatgtcagcaagactaaggagttgatagtgaacttcagcacaaagcaggagcggtcataccaaccgctaaacatcaacgggaccccagtGAAGAGAGTGGAGTTTCTGGTACgtaggtgttcacatcacacaggacctgtcttggtcctgtcacatcaacaccctggtgaagatggtccggcagcgtctgtaccatctgagacgctTAATGGACTTCagactaccctctcaggtgctaaagactttctacacctgcaccttCTACACcactgagagcatcctgacgggtagcatcatttcctggttcgggaacagcaccatgcaggacaggcgagcACTCCAGGGAGTGGTGCgatcagctgaacgtaccatccacactgagctccctgacctgcaggacatctacagcacgcaGTGCcggaccagagccaggaagattgtaaaagatctcagccatcccaacaatcgactcttttctttgttgtgttcacggaaacgcttccgctccttgaaagcaaacacagagagaatgaggagaagcttcttacctcaggccattcggagtctaaatcaggaaacacccaggatctagtattGGACTTCATTCTCCATCTACACTGTTTTTATGCACACCTTTCtttgcactgacactttttatctctggactgtcactgtaaCTCTGGACTtccacagcacagtgccactttatacactatatacactatttacacaccatactgcacctggacactttaaggacaatctttaaaaaccatacacatttatgtatatgtatatttatgcatatttatatacattatttctacacttatattttcatattttatatagtttttttttatatagttttttatatagtttatacttttttatttatctatctctttttggttttggtttattttttatcctaaattgcattcctttttttatgcttatatacagGACagttgcaaaaagcatttcactgcatgtcgtacccagGATAAAGAATGACCTGAATGTATGAAAAATAGTGTAATGTGTTGTAGTTATCTCACACTTCCTATTCACTACATACTACGAAACTGTTCAACCGCTCAGTATATGAATATTGATGTATGTGAATTTTATCAAGACATTCCAATGTCACTTTCAATGGTGTAGGTGATTTTAGAGCTTATGAAGTCTTACATGTTTCATTATGcttttttacagaaatttaaaaaaaaatattttagtttaaaGGAAATTACTTTGTCCTATtccaatatatattatatattccaATCGATGCAGAAACATACATTACTACAGGCTGGGATCAAAACAATTAGAAATAATTAATTGATAAATGTTCTgatctaaaaagaaaaagaagataggttgtgttttcatgtttttctgACCCTTAAATTTCTTATGTAGGAGTCAGAACAACGTAATCACTACTGAAACTTTACTGTCATTATTTACACTTGGATTTTTTTCTCAGGAACAGGAAAATACATtgtaggcaaggcaaggcaaggcaagtttatttgtatagcacatttcatacacagaggtcattcaaagtgctttacatagaaattagaaaacaatttataagagataaaaaaatatatatatatgaaaaaataagaaacacacgataaaatcattataaaaacaacgaacaattaaagaaaataaatgtgatgcagcacagcactcattcagtaaatgcagagttaaacagatgtgtttttaatcttaatttaaaagtgtctactgttgaagcccATCTGagctcttctggaagctgattccagctataggtggcataataactaaatgctgacgcaccttgttttgagtgaacccttggtatctctaactgccCATTCTCACCACCTGACCATCTGCCTGGATTCTGGACTttctgacaggcagaagtcaggtggtgagaatgggcagcaatacttcatACCCGCTGATCCTTaacaccggtgctcctcagggctgtgtcctcagcccattCCTGTATTCCGTGtatacacacaactgtacagccacacacagctccaacgtcatcgtcaaattcgctgatgatacaacggtgataggcctgatcatcGACAACAATGAGAgagcctacagagaagaggtgagcaccctgactaaatggtgtcagaagaaccacctctcactaaacattgacaaAACCAAGGAGCTGGGggtagatttcaggagacagagcagagaacacagacccatcaccatcgacaagacacctgtggaacgtgtgagcagctttaagtttctgggtgttaacatcagtgaggtccacacacactgacgcagtgctgaagaaggcacaccaacgcctattgttcctgagacggctgaggaagtttggaatgagccccagcatcttcagaacattctacacctgcactatagagagcatcctgacgggctgcatcactgcctggtttggaaacagcaccgctggcaaccgtaaaaCCCTAaaaagggtcgtgcgaactgccagccacattgttggaggtgagcttccctccctccaggacatctacaataggcggtgtataagaaaagctcggaggatcactaatgactccagccacccgtcccacagactgctctctctgctcccctcaggaagacgtctctgcagcatccgatcccgcactagtcgactgagggatagcttttttcctcaggccatcagactaattaatagccataactaacacagcatatAGCATACTTTCACAATATGGTatgttacacactgcactcaaacttcaacagttcaacactggactatacacacacacacgcgcacactgcGTTCGtcctgcatctacacacactggactatccacacactgcatttaatttaatataacaatctatctgacaataagctatcggtaccacaggacatttctgtatatgtacagtctgttgcacctcacatgttacatatatatacatgtatataatacctatacttatatatattatttatgtttatgcttGTGCatacgtatatgtatatatatatatatgtgtgtgtgtatgtatgtatatatatatatatatatatatatatgtatatatatatatatatatgtgtgtgtgtatatatatatatatatatatatatatatatatatatatatatatatatatatatatatatatactgtatgtatgtgtatagatatgtgtgtgtgtatatatatatatatatatatatatatatatatatctatatatatatatatatatatatatatatatatatatatatatatattgtgacgGCGGCACGGGCACCACCGCAAACACACCGAGGAAAAACCGCTCTTCGCCCACTGCAGCGGCAACCCGGAAGCGTGAGAGCCGAACAGGCGGCGGTTCAGCACCTTGGCCAGCGGCGCTATCCGCGAGCTCCAAATCTTCAGCACCATTGCCAGCACCGCGGCAAGTGAGAGCGGGGCGGAGCGGCAGGAAAACACGGACCAATCAGGACCGCCGCTGGAGCATTCACCCTCCAGGAGGAAAGCATAGCAGGAAGCAAGGCTCAGCGGCTGGAGAAGgaaaagtgggtgtggcctatatatgtatagatataattcatactgtgtataatgtgtagtaATGTTTGTATAACGTGTTtcgcatttgcacatttcaactggtactaagcattttgcacattttttttaacctgtttgtaaattgttctatttattaaaaaatttttttttcatattaaaaaatatatgttctTCAACCTTGGTAatgtagtatgtgtgtatgttgaatATACACTTCATACTGTATTCTCCTGTCCCTGAATGAACAGTTATGATCTTTGGCCCAGACTGTAAGGctgcttgtatgtgtgtagcaATCACAATCCTGTGACAATCCCAGGTTGACTTATAACTCCATAATTCCAGTGCatgtatgaataataatatatgttacaaaacaaaatatctgATATCTGCTGTGATGGGGCCCATGAACATGTGCGAAGAGATTATTCTCTGTTTTATTGTGcctttttcatttcctttgaGGCTGAGATGCTTGaacattgttttttgttttttttgttttttgtgttgattATTTCAGTCTGAATGATAGTTTTGTGATCAGATGCAATATCTTACAAAAGAACATAATGaagggttttattcctcttataccacagcatttTGCCAGCgattacaatttattatatttttaaagaatttttttttatttatatatttagcctttttatggttaaaaaaaccCCCACTTAAACTGCTTTACCtcttagtgttataacactgaAAAAAGCCTTACCAAATCAACATTATTTAAGATAacatattttaatctttttaattgGAAGACCATTTGTAAATTGTGTACCAAATAAGTCAGTCTGAATGTGGTGTTATAGAAACATAAAATGGAAACTAAAGTCAATTTAAACTTAACTTTATTCAGACATGTAAAAGCACAGCAATATCTATTTTCCCTTTACTGTCTTAATAAACATTGCTTTCATCCCATGACTTAAATTAGTAGCTCATAAGAAACAGACAAATGTTGGACCAGTGGTTTAAGGGTCATCTTGGTTTTTGTTAGCCTTTCTCATCCTGACGGAAATGAGAATTGTAATTATCAGAGATTTATAATACTTGGACTTCATccctataaatatatataaatatagccgatatatcttatataaaaaaatcttgaacTGCAGTATCAAACCCCATTTAACCACTTGTATGCACCATGATATGCCCTATACAATatcaaaatttatttgtttaaggaGGTTGGTTTTGGCCTATATCTTTGTAGATTATTGGTAAGACCAACACTTATTTGGCAGTAGAGTAAGAAGTGATAAATAATTTTGTACTTAATTAAACTCCTGTTGTATCGCAGAATTAGATCTCTTTAGTGGTTGGCTGATTATTGCATAAAAGGCATAATTCTAGTCAGAAGGCTTGCtggtgtttttctttacagcttCTCCCCATCTGAGGTTTCACTGAGtattcttcttctccttatttCCTGAACCAAAAAGGTCTGCTACAAAAGCAACCACTTCGAAACCCGCACCTGCTACCATTTCCACAGCTTTACGCACCTGCAAATAGCACAAATGTAGAAAAGTGagagtaattaaaataattacagcagcttcatttgatatttttatacaaGGTCACTTTGTTGTCTCATAACAATCTCATAAATGGATTTTATACCTGCCGAGATTCAGCCTTGCCATATCTCAGGTCAGTTACAAAATGCTCACAATTGCTACTGATCACACTATAGGGCAGCTCCCGCCCCAAAAGGCTGTATGCTTCATGGACGATGGCATGGGCAGGACGTGGCTCATATTTATAATCCAGTAGATTGTTAACTTTGTACTCATCATCGCCGACCACAAAGGAGAGCTCCTCCTTCTTTACGAAAGCCTTATCAGACAGCACAAACATCATGCTGCTGGCACCAGGATGGGCGTCTTCAGCTACGGTGTACATAGGGACAGTATAAAATCTCTCATATTACAAAAATTACACTTACATATAAAGTGAAGAAGGTGGAACGATTGTTGTGgaacttttattataaataagcaCACTAGTATGTGTTATGTACATGGGCAAGAGTAAAATGGTGTTAAAtcagtaattgtgtgcacatccccccttctggcaggtgcaggacaaaataaactgttaaagtaaaacatttgtaatgtccgcaacactttttaaactcccatctttattaattaattaaaaagcaacCAGCTCCACACCAGCATACATGctcaaaaacaacatgaaaaccaccccacatttacacaaaagacCACAGCAAAATAGTCAATAAAGaaatgtatacacatacatatacatgtgtaCAATAGTGGGCACATACACCCACCTACACATatacgcatacatacatacatacacacacatatacacatatacatatatatatatatatatatatatatatatatatatatatatatatatatatatatatatatatatatatacacacatatacacatacatacatacatatatacacaaacatttacatatatacacacacatacatacatacacacatacacacatatacatacaccaatacatacaaatacacagtatatacatcCATATCCCCACTCCTTATAAGAATGGCTTTATATCAAACTCTTCATTAAGACCATGGGGAGACATtgtatttaaatagtaaatCCAAAATGTTTCACGTTGGAGAAGCCTTTTGTCCtgatctcctcctcctctggaCGTTTTATTGACCCGCTCTACCCCAAGATATCTAAGGGCGCTGACATTATGCCCTGCTCGTTTAAAATGAGCGGCAACAGGACTACGTTCATCCCCTGTCCTAATAGTATTTCTGTGCTCACTAATTCTAGTCCGAAGCACTCTCGTTGTTTTGCCAACATATGCTAAACCACACGGGCAgcgaattaaataaataacgtgTGGTG comes from the Tachysurus fulvidraco isolate hzauxx_2018 chromosome 17, HZAU_PFXX_2.0, whole genome shotgun sequence genome and includes:
- the LOC113635653 gene encoding phospholipase A and acyltransferase 3-like: MKMAPGQCEEKPQPGDLIEIYRLIYQHWGIYVGDGYIIHLAPPSEDAHPGASSMMFVLSDKAFVKKEELSFVVGDDEYKVNNLLDYKYEPRPAHAIVHEAYSLLGRELPYSVISSNCEHFVTDLRYGKAESRQVRKAVEMVAGAGFEVVAFVADLFGSGNKEKKNTQ